The following coding sequences lie in one Nitrospirota bacterium genomic window:
- a CDS encoding radical SAM protein, translating into MKIREIMAKSVLSKSQVYEYALNPYVGCAHACVYCYAKFMKRFTGHAERWGDFVDVKINAPELLAHEVKKKKVGRVWISGVCDPYQPLEKKYMITKKCLSILADNGWPFTIQTKSPLVLRDIEILKRASDAEAGFTITTADEKIRSIFEPGAPPVKKRIEALADLHSAGIRTFAMIAPVLPGAEGLVSELKGKVDNVLIDRLNYHYADWLYKKHGMQWAMEDSFFTEKGKELMKGFEREGIECQILY; encoded by the coding sequence ATGAAGATCAGGGAAATTATGGCAAAGAGTGTCCTCTCAAAGTCTCAGGTCTATGAGTACGCCTTAAATCCGTATGTCGGCTGCGCGCACGCCTGCGTTTACTGCTATGCCAAATTCATGAAGAGGTTTACAGGCCATGCCGAGCGCTGGGGGGATTTTGTTGATGTGAAAATAAACGCCCCTGAACTTTTGGCCCATGAGGTAAAGAAGAAAAAGGTTGGACGCGTATGGATAAGCGGCGTGTGCGACCCCTATCAACCCCTTGAGAAAAAATATATGATCACGAAGAAATGCCTTTCCATCCTCGCTGATAACGGCTGGCCTTTCACCATTCAGACCAAATCCCCTCTTGTCCTGAGGGACATTGAGATACTGAAGAGGGCAAGCGATGCCGAGGCAGGGTTCACGATAACTACGGCCGATGAAAAAATAAGAAGCATCTTCGAACCGGGGGCCCCGCCCGTGAAAAAGAGGATCGAGGCGCTTGCAGATCTTCACTCCGCAGGGATCAGGACCTTTGCCATGATAGCGCCGGTCCTGCCGGGCGCCGAGGGACTGGTCAGCGAATTAAAAGGGAAGGTGGACAATGTGCTTATAGACAGGCTGAACTACCATTACGCGGACTGGTTATACAAAAAGCACGGGATGCAGTGGGCCATGGAGGACAGTTTTTTCACGGAGAAGGGAAAAGAGCTGATGAAGGGATTCGAAAGGGAAGGGATTGAGTGTCAGATACTTTATTGA